The DNA region TTCGGCCACGGGCTAGTTGCAACAGTTGGGACTAAGGTAGGTCAGGCTGTGCCTGACGCAGAGCGGAGCGTTGCGTCTACCGCAACGCACGGCAGGCACGGCCCGCCCTACTCGCTGGCGGCTCTTATGGTTTCTTGCATGGCGACGAGCGAGTCGGCCAGCGGTTCTTGGAAGGTGTAGGCCATCGCCCCGACCGAGACCATCATCATCCCGAGCGTCAGCAGCGAGTTGACGCTGAATCCGACCACTACCGCGTTGATCTGCGGCAGCGTCCGGCTCACCAGGCCCAGCAGCACCGTGGCCAGGAACAACGCCACCAGCATCGGCGCCGCGGCGCGGACCCCCAGGTTGAAGCTCTGGCCGAGTAGTGTAATGAGCGCGTCGGCGTAGTCGTCGCCCCACGACACCCGGCCCGGGGGCGCCCAGCGGAACGTGTCGAGCAGCGCCTGGATCATCAGCCGATGGCCGCCGATGGCCACGAACACGGCCAGCGTGACAAAGTAGAAGAGCTGGCTAAACAGCGAGGCCTCTTCGTTGGACGCCGGATTCACGACGTCTCCGAAGCTCATGCCGCTGAGCTGGCTGACAAGCTGGCCTGCGACCTGCGCGCCGGAGAGCAGGATGGTGACCCCCAGCCCCAGCAGCGCGCCGGCGAGCAACTCGCCGGTGAGCATCCGCAGGAACTCGGCCGGCGGCGCCACGGCGTCCGACGCCCCTCCGGCCGCCAGCGGAGAAACCACCAGCGTCAGCGCCACGGCCAGCATCGCCCGGACACGCATCGGCATCATCTGGCCGCTGAGCAGCGGCGCCGTGGCGACGAGCGCCCCGACGCGGCCGAGCACCAGCACGAACAACGCCCCTTGTGCGATCAGCCAGCCTTCTAGTCCGTCCATGCCATGCCCCCCGCGCCTAGAGCGTCCCGGGGATGTTGGTAAAGAGCTGCTGCGAGTACTCCACCAGCCTCCCCAGCACCCAGGGGAGGGTGAAGATCAGCGCCAGGATCATCGCCATCAGCTTCGGCACAAACGCGACCGTCTGCTCCTGGATCTGCGTGAGCGCCTGGATCAGGCCGATCGCCAGGCCGACCACCATGCCGGCAATCAGCACCGGCGCAGCAACCATTGCGGCCACCAGCAGTGCGTCGCGCGTCAGGTCGATAGCGGTTTGCGGGTCCATCTTTTCTCTGAAGCGAAGGCTAACCACGAAGGACGGACGGCGACCGCCAAGTCGCCAAGAGCGCTAAGACGGACAAAAAGAGCGAAGGCCTGAGTTGACTGAGTCCCTCTCGCAGCATCTCGCCCTGCTACTCTTCCGAAGGTTTGAGAGTTGCTTCAAATTCTTCCGTCTTGGCGAACATGGCGCTCGCGGCGGCTTGTCGGTTCCCGTCTTTCCGTTGCTCGTCTGTCTTCGTGTCCTACGTGGTTCAACGACGTCCACGGTCAGGTCACCACATATAGTTCGAAGCTTTCCAGCAGCATGCCGATCACCAGCCTCCAGCCGTCGACCAGCACGAACAGCATCAGCTTGAACGGCAGCGAGATCAGCACCGGGGGGAGCATCAGCATGCCCATCGAGATGGTCACGCTGGCCACCACAAGGTCGAGCACCACAAACGGGAGGTAGACCTGGAACCCGATCAGGAACGCCGTTTTCAGCTCGCTGAGCATGAACGCCGGGAGCAACGCAGAGAGCGGCACTAGGCGTTCGCCCTCGGTCGGCTGGTAATAGGCGTACTCGGCGTCGCTGGCGGCCTCCTCCGGGAGGTAGGCGAGGAACATGTGCACGTCGTCGTCGTTACCGGTGCGCTGGATCTGGTCCGCCATGAAGCGCCGCAGCGGCTCCGTGGTTTGCGCAAACGCTTCTTCCAGCCCGATGTGCCCGTCGGAGTAGGGCTTGATCCCCTGCTCGTACGCCTGCTTCCACACCGGCGCCATCACCAGCAGCGTTACGAATAGCGCGATGGAGGTGATCACCTGGCTCGGCGGCAACTGCTGGGCGCCCAGCGCCTGACGCAGCAGCCCCAGCACCACGATCACCCGCACAAAGCTGGTGGTCATCAGCAGGATGGCCGGCGCCAGGCTGAGCGCCGAGAGCAGCAGCATCACCTGCATCGTTGAGCCGAGCTGCTCCGGCTTGAGCAGGTCTTGCGGCGACGAGAGCAGGTTTGCCGGGTCGATGATCGTGGTGGTGACGTTCGACGCGTCGCTGGGGCTCTGCTCCTCGACGACTGCCTCGAGCTGCGGCGACTGCGCGCCGGCGTGCGCCAGCGGCAGCGCCGTCAGGGCGATAAGCCAAACGATGACAGATATCTGGCTAACCATATGCGCGACCCCCAGGCGTGTTGGCGTAGGCGTCGGCAAGCCTGCGGCGGTCGAGCAGCGATGGCTCGTCCCCCGTTAGCCCGCCGTGCGCGGGCTCGCGGGTGAGTTGTTCGAAGATCTCTTGGAACGCGGCGGTGGCGCCGTTGGGGTTGGCTTGCTCGCAGATCCCCAGCATGCGCGCCACTTCGTCCGGGTCGGTGATCTCGGTGATCGGCTTGGCGCCTTCCGGGGTGACGTTCACCAGCACCAGCTTCGAGCCGATCTTCATTAGTTGCGCCGTCTGCTTGCCCGCCAAGCGGACCTGCCCCAGCACCATCACGACATCGCCCGGCAGCGGGCGGGCGCTGCGTGGCGCCGCGCGCCGCAGGCACCACATCGACAGCAGCAGCACGCCCACCACGATTGCGAGTGCGGCCCCCGTTGTCGCCAGCGCGCCTGGCGGGAGGTTCAGCGACTCGAGCCCGATGACCGGGGCGTTGGCGGCGTCCGCTTGTTCGGGGGGCGTCTTCGACCGCAACAGCCGCCGCGCGTGGTCGGCGCCGGCCTCGGCGGGGAAGCTCCGCGGGTTTGGCAGCGGCTTCTCGGTGGCGGGAGGGGCCGACGTTGCGTCGGCAGGGGTTGCGGGGGTCGTCGGCGGCGCGGGGGCGTCGCCCTGTTCTGGGGCGATGGGGCTCTCCATCGCGAGCCGCTCCCAGGCGCTGGTTGGCGGAACGGGGTCCGCACGCGGCGCTTCGGTGGCGGGCGCAGGGCTGTAGGACGTTGGGCTGAGAGGCGCAGGGCCGACGGGTTCAGGCGTCTGCCTCTCCGGCGCAGCGAGCGAGAACTCTGGCAGCAGGGGCGCCGGGCCGGGCGTCGCTTGCGGGGTGACAAGGGGAGCGGCCTCGATCGGCTCGGCGGGGGCGTCCATGCTGGCGAACCGCACGGCGGAACCAGCCGGCAGGCCGGCCGGGCCGCTGGCCTGGCTAGGCGCAGTCTGCCCAGCGGCTGCGGACAGCAGGAACGACCAGGTGAAGATAGCGAGGGTCGCCTGAGCGCCCATGGCGGCCTCCGTGCCGCTGGCGGGATCGAGTCGGAGCGGAGCTTATAGGGCGTCCCGGCGCCTACCGCCAGGGCAACCAAGCCGGGCGCCGCCAGCAAGCACGCCGGGAGCCAATAACCCACGGGCAACGCCCCGTCAGGGCGGCTGAGTGCATGCGCCTTCTGAGCCACCCCGACGGGGCGGCGCCCGTCGGCTATTGGCGCGGGTGCGCACTTGGAGGGGGCGGCGCTAGGCGACCGCTGATTCGCCGACGATCAGCTCGGTGACTCGGACGCAGAAGTTGTCGTTCAGCACCAGCACCTCGCCGCGGGCGACCAGGCGTCCGTTGACGATCACGTCGACCGGGTCGCCGGCGAGCTTGTCTAGCGTGACCACCGAGCCCCGCTTGAGCCTCAGCACGTCTTCGAGGTTCATGTCCGTGCGGCCCAGCTCGATCTTCAGGTCGAGCTCGACGTCGCGCACCAGCTCGAGCGTGGCGGCGTCCATGTTGGCGGGGGTGCCGCCGAACTCCTGCAGGTCGAACGGGCGGACGCCCGAAGGCAGTTCCCCGGAAGGTTCGTCAAGTGACGCGATCGCCGCCTCGGCCTTCTGCAGCAGGAGGTCGAGGTCGGAAGACTGGGCGTCCGCGGCTCCTGCCGCCGCCGCGGCGCTGATGAGCGCTTCTACCTCGGTCTGCGCCGCGGCGGATCGATCGCCCTGCGGCGGGTGATCCGTGGCGACCGATTCGGGTTGGTCTGATTCGCCTGCCATGGCGCGGGGCCTTCCTTCCGACACGAGTTTGCTAGCGTTCGACAAAGTTGAACTTGGTCACAAGCACTTCTCGCACCAGGGTGCGGCCGAGCGCGCGGTTGACTTTGTCGGAAATCCGTCGCTTGATCAACCCCAACCCGGGATCGCTGAGGTCGGCGGTGTTCGAACTGAGCAGCGTCAGGATGATCTGCTCCTTGACCCTGCTAGCATTCGACTCGAGCCGCTGCTTCATCAAGGCCTCGTCGTCGGCCAGCACCACGGCGTACAGCTCGAGGTCGATGTTCAGGGTGGTGTCGTTCTCGGGGTTGTAGCGCGTCACCGGGATCTTGCCCAGCTCTACTTCCCGCAGGTCCTCGCCCGAGACGCCGTCGGCCAGCTCGCTTGTGTTGTCAGCTTCCTTCCCGGCGCGCGCGGCGGCCAGCTCGCGGGCCACGGCGTCGGTTTGTTGGGCGGTCGGCATCAGCACCGCGGCGGCCACCAGCTCGACCACGACCAGGGCAGAAACGATGCCGATCGGGATCAACAGCTTGACGAACCCGCCCCGGGGTTGGACGCGCTTCTGGACGTGCATGGCCTTGCTCATTGCTATCACTTAACGGAGGAATCGACGACCGGTTCGTCCCACATCAGCACCTCGATGCGGGCGTTGCGCGCGCGGGACTGGGCGTCGAGCCCCGCGTCGATCGGTTCGTTGGCGCCGGAGGAGCTCAGCCGGATGCGGTCCGGCTCGATCCCGGCCTCGACCAGCGCCTGCATCGCGGCCCGGCAGCGCTGGAAGGCCAGGTCGTAGTGGTCTCCCCCCGCCACGGGGCGACGCGAGGTGTGCCCACGGATCTCGATCATTTGCGGTTTGCCCGCCAGCTTCTGGGCGATCTGCTTGAGCTGGTCTTTCCCCTCGGGGCTCAGTTCTGCGGACGCCTCGGGGAAGTCCACCACCCCGCCGACCGTGCTGTTGCGTCCCTGGCGGACCGACTGCACGAGGCTGTGCTCGCCGGAGACGGCCTGCACCTTGTTGCCCCCCTGCATGATGTCGAGCCGCTTGGCGCGCGCCAGGCTGGCGAAGCTGGTCATGTTGCTGCTGCGCACCGCGTGGTCGCCCGGGGCGGCGTCCATCGATTGTTCATTGCCGAACTGACGCCGCATCGACTCGAGCATCGCCTGGAACTTCTCGTCCTGCTTCATCTCGCTCATCGACACCAGCATGATGAAGAACGTCAGCAGCAGCGACATCATGTCGCCGAACGTGACGACCCACTCGGGGACGCTCGCGGGTGGGTCTTCTTCGATCGCCATGGATGGACGCTTGAGCGGTGGTTGTTGCTACCGGACGTTTTCTGAAATGACCACTAGGCCGCTTGTTCTTCGCTGCCCCGCTGTTTTGGCGGGACGAAGGTCGTCAGTTTCTGGCGGATGACTTTGGGGTTCTCTCCCTGCTGGATCGCCATGATCCCGCGGATCACGATCTCCATGACCAGCAGCTCTTGCTTGTTGGTGTAGCCCAGCTTGTCCGCGAACGGCAGGCAGATCACGTTGGCCATGATGGCCCCGTACAGCGTGGTCAAGAGCGCGACCGCCATGCCGGCGCCGATCTTGGACGGGTCGCTCATGTCACCCAGCATGATGATCAGCCCCATCAGGGTGCCGATCATGCCGAAGGCCGGCGCGTAGCGGCCGAGTGTGTCGAACAAAGCCTTGCCGTCGCGGTGCCGGGTGGCGACGCCATCGACTTCGGTCCGGAGCACGTCTTCGATCACCTCGGGCCTGGCGCCGTCTACGGCCATCTGCACGCCCAGGGCGACGAACTCGTTCTCGATCTCGCTCATCCGCCCCTCGAGCGCCAGCAGCCCGTCGCGGCGTGCGGTCTCCGCGAGGCTGACGATCTGGTCGATGATCTCCGGGATCGACGCCGACTTGTAGAACAGCACCTTGAGCCCGACGCTGAAGACGCTCAAGAAGTTCTTCAGCGGGAACGCGACAAGCGTTGCGGCGATGCCGCCCCCCACGACCACCATCACCGATGGCGGATCGACGAACGCCCCCATCTTCCCGCCGCCGATCACGATCGACGCGAGGATCAGGGCGATCGCAGTGACGACGCCAGCGGCGGTCGCGATGTCCATGTCGGCCAAGAAAAAGGGTTAGTACGGACGGATCAGTTCTGCGTGGAACGGGCGGGCGCCGCGGGCAGCAGCAGCTTGTGCTGCTGGTACTCCACGGCCCGTCGGACCACTTCGTCGGGCGTCTGCTGCACGACCAGCCGATCGCCCGTGGTTAGCGTTACAAACGTGTCGGGACGCGATTCGACGTACTTGATCAGCTCTGCATTCAGAACGAACGGTTCGCCGTCGAGCCGGGTCAGTCGGATCATCGTCGTTACTCCTACAACCGGCCTGCGGGCCGCGCTTGGCGCGCTTCCCGCGGGCGCGGATCGTTCAACCGTAGCTCACGCCGCTGGGGCGTGGGCCGCCCGTCTCGGGGTTTGCTTCCGCCGACTTTCTACCTTCTGAGGGCCAGCAGCTCGTCCAACAGCTCCTGCGCCGCCGAGATCACCCGGGCGCCGCCGCGGTACTGGGTGCTCGCCAGGATCAGGTCGATCAGGTTCTGCCCAATATCCGTGTTGGAGAGTTCAACGGCGCCTGCGGTTAACGTTCCGACCCCCTGCGACCCCGGGTCGCTCAACACGGCAAGGCCCGAGTTGACGCCGGCGCCCCACAGGTTGTCTCCCTGCTGCGACAGGCCAGAGTTGTTTGCGAACCGCGCCAACTGCATCTGGCCCAGCGTCCGCTCGTTGCCGTTGGAGAAGATGCCGCGGATGGCGCCGCTGTCTGTAATGACAAAGCTGCTGAGCACCCCCGGGGGCGACCCGTCTTGCTGCACCGCGGCGAGGGAGCTGCCGTCGCCGATCGCGAGCCCCGAGAGCTGCGAGAAGTCTAGCTCGAAGCTCAGGGGCGATGTCGATGCGGTGATGCGGCGTTCGATCGCGACCGAGGCGTTGCTGACAGAGATAATGTCGCCGTCTCCGTTGAACGTAATGGTCCCTGACCCCACCGTCGTGTCGACGTTGGACCCAGTAGCGTCGGGTTCGTTGTCGGGGGAGTTTGCTAGCCAGCGGTAGGTGAAGCTGTTGCCGTCGGTGTCTTCGAGGTAGGTAGAGACGCTTACGCTGACCGGGAGCCCCAACGTGTCGTAGACCACGAACTCCGCGGTGGCGCCGGCGCCCGTCTTGTTTGGCAGAGACGCCTCCTGCGTTTTGTCGAACCGAAGCGTCACTGACTGCGAAGCGCTGGCCCCGTTGGGGGTGATACGGAACGCGGACGGGTTGATGAACAGCTCGTTCTGGGCGCCAAAGTTCGAGGTGAACTGCAGCCGGCTGTCCCCCGTCACCGCGGCGCCGGGCGTCCCAGGCAACGGGTTGGTGGGGTCGCTCCCCGCGTTGTGGATTCCGAGCGCTTGATCCATGAAGTTGATCAGCTCTTGGACCGTCGTGGTGTCCGTGTACTCGAAGTCCTTTGCCGGCAGATCGACGCCCCCTTTCTTCCCGCTAAAGGAGATGGTCCCGCCGCCGGGCGGAAATAAGTTCCGGTAGCCGTTGCCGTCGAACGACGTCAGGTGGACCAGCTCAAGTCCGGTGCTGATCGCCGGGCCGTTGATGTCGAGCGTTTCGGAGGCAGCTTCGACTACGGCGTCTGGCGTGCGATCGATGTAGGAGATCGGGCTGCTGCCGCTGGTCGGGATGGTTTCAACCAAACCGTACGAATCGAACCCCTGCTGCGTGTTGCGGTAAATCCGCACGGCGTTGAAGTCGCCAGAAGTAGGCGGAACGATGCCGGCCAGTCGCACGCTTCGGCCGTCGTCCGAGATGCTGATCGGCCCGATCTTCGAGGTCGGCCGGCTCTCTAGCCCGTTGCTGGTGTTGTAGTAAGTGACGTAATAGCTGTAGGCGGCGCGATCGACCGACGTGTCGTCCAAAACTGCCCCCAGCGAGCCGTCGGCGACCGTGTCCGTGAAGGACGTTGCGGCGGCCGCCACCGAGCCAACCAGCTTGAAGTCGCCGGCGCCGGTGGCGTCGGTGCGGTAGATTCGTTTGGTGGTGAAGTGCGACTCACTGGCGGTTGGAGCCGGCAGGGTCGTTAAGTCGATCGCCTCATCCACACCGGCGGCCCCGGTCGTTGTGATGTTGCCGAAGGCGGAGGAGGGAGAGGCTTCGTTACCTTGGGCGTCGACGTAAACGATGCGATAGTTGTAGGTTCCGGCTCCGATGTTGCCGGCGCCCGTGTTCGCGACGACGCCGATCGACGACGCGTTCGGCGGCACCACGGGCGCTACGTCATTGGCGGCTAGGTCGGGCGGGAACTCAATCTCGCCGTTCGACAGGACCGTCGACTGGATGATGCCCGGCTGCACCGCTTGATAGTCCGCGGTGGGGTTCAGGTTGCCCGCCAAAAACACGTTGCGGGTGGCCTCTGCAACTGCCGCGGAGCCGATGGGGATAGTGAGCGGCACCAGCGTGGTGCGTTGAACGTTGTAGTTTTCATCGACGCCGTAACCCAGCAGACGCTGTCCGGTGGTGGTGACGATCTCGTTCTGGGCGTTAATGTTGAGCTGGCCGTTGCGTGTGTACTGCCGACCCTGTGTCCCTTGCACCACCAGGAAGCCGTCTCCTTGGATGGCGACGTCGAGCGGACTGGAGCTGATCTCTACCGTCCCTTGTGAAAACTTGGGGGCGATCTCCGCCACCTTGGCGCCGAGGCCAACCTGCCGGGGGTTGGTGCCTCCGAGGGTGCCGGTGGGGCCGGTGCCGATCGAGATCGTCTGCGAGAACTGTGTCGCGAACACGACGCTCGATTCCTTGAAGCCGACCGTCTGCGAGTTGGCCACGTTGTTGCCCACCACGTCGATCGTGGTCTCGGCGGCCTGGAGCCCGGTGAGCGCGGTGGTAAGTGCGGATTGTAGTCCCATGACGATTCCTCCCCTTGGTGATTGGGTTCTTCATTCGGCGCGCCCCCACGCCGTCGAAGAAGCAAAAGTGAGTTCTGCTGCGTTCGCGGCTACTTCGTGTAAACCTCGGAGAGGTTCGACAGCTTCACGGTATACTGGCGGCTCTGCGTGACCAGCGGCGGCACGACGCCCAGCGCCGTTGAGAGTCCGTCGTTGCTGCTGCGGTCTGTGAACGACGCCTGAGACCCGTCGGGTATCTGGCCCGCGAGGTAGAACTGCCCGGAGCCGTCTCCCTTGGTGCGGTAGATACGCTTGGGCCCGTCGGTCGCCGGCAGGTTCCGCAGATCGACTGCGGTGTCGGTCCCTGACTGGCCGGTGGTGCGGAGCGTGCCGATCTTCTGGCCGATGGGGCCACGGTCGGTGTCCCACACCGCAAGGTACTCGTACTCGCCGGCGCCGACCTCTCCGTCCGCGGTCGAAGGGGCGACGCTTGAGGGGAGTTCGATGTGCAGCTTCGGCTCGCCGTCTTCGATCGACACCCGCAGCACGTCGCCGTTGATCCGCTGATTGTCGTCCGAGAGCGCCTCGACTTGCTTGCCGATCAAGCCGGTGGCGCTGGTGATGTTCTGCCCCAGCAGCACCGAGTCGAGCGTCTCGGTCAGCTTGTCGGTGGCGCCCACCTGGCGGATCTGATTGATCTGCGCCAACAGTTGGTCGTTCTCAAGCGGATTGAGCGGGTCCTGGTTCTGCAGCTCGGCGATCATCAAGTCGAAGAACGCATCGAGATTGAGGTTGCCGATCGCGTTGGCGGCGCCGGCGCCGCTCTTTGATTGCTGGGAAGCAATCCGGTCTTGTAGGGCAGGGATCTGGCTCATCGGGACTCTCCGTATGGGGGCTCTTCTAGGCGACGACGTTCAGTCCGCCAGCGTGGAAACTCGGCAGGGCCGGCGAAACGCCGCTTGCCGCTTGTGCCTCGTGCGGGCCGGAGAGCCCGCCGCGCGTCGGCGGGGGGAGCCGTCGGCCGTCGTTGGATTGTTGGTCTTGCTGCCCCCCGGAGGGCTCTCGTCGGACGTCGACGTCGAACCGCTCCACCCGGATGTCTTGCTGCGCCAGCCGCTCGCGCAGCGCCGGCAGGTTGTCTAGCAGCAGATTGCGGGCCGCGGGGGTCTCTGCTTCGAGCGACGCGGTGAGCGCCCCCTCGTGCACGGCGATCCGTATCTGCAACGCCCCGAGCTCCGGTGGGCTCAGCCGCAATTGGACCGTCCCGCCGTTCTGTTCGGCGGCCTGGAACGCCCGGGAGACGCGTGCTATGAACCGCTCCGGGTTCACCCGCGGGCCGTTGTCGACCGACGGACCGCCTTCGCGGCTCGCTTGGGCGGCGCCCCGTGTTCCGATCCCCGTGTCTTGGGTTACTGGCGTGGCGGGCGAGGTCGGCTTGGCGTCTGCCTGCGCCGGGGCAGGGGGGGCCGCTTCGTCCGCGGCTGCCTCCTCGACGCCGGCAGTCGGCGGGAGGGGGGCGTCGAGCGCCGCCGGCGTTTGTGCCGTGTCCTTGGCCGGCGCCGTGACGACGGCGTCGTCCGACCTACTATCGTCTGCCGGCGCTTGATGCCGCTCGCCCCTCGGCGACGACTTCGACGGCTTTGAGTCTGCTTCGGGAGCGGCCGCGGCCGACCCGGCGGCCGCCGCCTCTGGGTCGCCCGATGGCTGAGTCCCGTTCTGGGAATTGGCGACGACGCTCGGCGCCTCTTCGGCGTTTGTCGTTTCGCCGCTCGCCTTGGCTTGCGCCTGACCTCTTGCGCCCGGCTCGTCCGCGGGAGGTTCGCCGCCCGACTCGCCGGCGCCTTCGCCCGGCGTCTCGGCGCCAGGGGGGGTGGGTTCGGCGGGCGTCTGCGTGCCGGTCGCGTCTTGGATCGCCGCGTTCGTAGCGGCTGCTTCGGGCGCCACGGCCTCGGCGGATAACTGCACGACGTCCGCCGCGGGCTGCGCGGCCGCCAGGGCGGCGGCCTGCTCTGCGGCCGTGTCGGCTTCCGAGGAGCTGTCCGAGTCGTCGCGGGCCTCGACGGGCGTAGACGGCTTGGAGTCGTCGTCGCCGGCCGGCTGTCCCCCCGCCGAATCGGCAGCGCTGCGCGACTGGGCGGGGGACGCCGACGGGCTTTCGGGGGGCGCCTTCGGCTGTGGCTGGGGACGATCGTCGGCGGCTCGGCCCGTCTCGCGCGGCTCGGGCCGCCGCCCCAGGGAAGCCTCACGCAGCTCGTCGGTGAAGCTGGATGAGGGACTCGACTCGCCCCGCGACGTGCGCCCGGCCTTCAGCGCATCGAGGGCGCCGAGGTCGCGGATGGGTGTTGGTGAGGCGTTCATCGACTTCTCGCCGGTGGGCAGGGTCACGGGTTAACCGATTCGAGCGAGTTGATCTCGCCGAGCGCTTGTCGCAGGACGTCGGCCGCCGGGCCGCCGTCGAGCAGCAGCTTGTGGATGGCGTGCAGGTTCTCTAGGTCTTCCTCGCTCTGGAAGGTTTGCAACACCTTCTTCAGCTTCGAGGGGCTCATCGAGTCGAGCAGCAAGATCACGTCGGTCATGCCGTCTGGTTCGTTGAGCACACGCAGCAGCAGGTCCTTGGCGACGTCGGGGGTCACCGATTCCAGGTGCCGAACGACGTCGTCCACCGCTTGTTTGGTAGAGACCTCACCCTGCTTTTCCAGCTCGACACGCACACGCTGCGCCGTCTGCTCGAAGCGGCGGGTCGCCTCGGTGAGCTTCTGGAGGCGGTGGTCGAACTCCTGCCGGCCGCGACGCAGCGCCTCTTGTTTTACCTCGTAGTCCCGGGCCAGCAGCTCCCTGCCCCGAGCCATCTCCGCAAGAGACGCCTCGCCGGCAGGGACCTCCGGCTTCTCGTTCCGCTCGTCCTCGATCTTCTGCAGGTCGACGTCGTGAACAATCGCAACGATGCGGAAGGCCTTTTCGTCGTCGATCCGTCCGCTCTGCCACAGGTAGCCGAACCCGGCCGCCGCCGCGATGACGGTGGCGGTGCAGAGGTAGCCGATGATGGCGAGCAGCAAACGCATGGTTTAGGTAGCCTCCCTCATCATCCGGCGCGCCGCAGCGACGCCGGCGGCCTCGTCCATCGCCCGCGCTTCTGCACGCCGCGCCGCCCGGCGGTGCTCTTCCCGGCGCCGCTCGTCTAGCAGTTCCAGGGCCCGCACGTCGCGATCGGCCACGACCGCCGCCTGGCGACGGACCTCGACCTCGTCATTCAGCAGCTCCGCCTTGCGGTCGAGGTCGTCTACCTGCGCCTTGAGCAGCAGTTCGTAGCGGCTCACCTCCAGCGCGCGGTTCACGTTGAACACGCCGTCGTCGAACAACGATCGAGCCGACGCCCGCACCTGGGCGGCCTCGCTGTCGAGCTTGGCGCGTTGGCTATCGATCACGTCTACCGCCCGCTGCGCTTCGGCGACCCGCGCGCGCATCTCGTCCCGCCGCTGCTTGCGGAGGTCGAGGAGCGTTTCCAGGCGGAAGCGGTAGGGTTTCATGACGGGGGCCAGCGGCGCTGGCGTTGACGACTACCGGGTTACCGGTTGATCAGGTTGCCGGCGGGGGGGGCGGGGGACGGCTTGGTCTGGCATAGCTGCGCAAGCTTGCAGAGCAGCCGGCTGGTGTCCTCCAGGGCCGTTGGTTCGTCCATCGGTTGACGCAGCAGCGCCTCGATCTCCGCGCGTCGGTCCAACGCTGCGTCGACCCACGGGTTCGAGCCCTTGCGGTAGGCGCCGATCGCGATCAGGTCCTCGTTCTCTTGCTGCGCAGCCAGCACCTGCCGCATGACGCGGGCCGCCTCCTGCTGCTCGGGCCCGGTCACTTGCTGCATCAACCGGCTGATGCTCGACAGCAGGTCGATGGCCGGGAAGTGGCCTCGCCCGGCCAGCTTGCGCGACAGCCACACGTGGCCGTCCAGCAGGCCGCGCACGGCGTCGGCGATGGGCTCGTCCGGGTCGTCTCCCTCTACCAGCACCGAGTAGTAGGCGGTGATGCTCCCATGGCACGTGCGCCCGGCGCGTTCGACCAATTTTGGCAGCAACGCGAAGGTGCTGGGCGGGTAGCCGCGCGTCGCCGGCGGCTCGCCGGCGGCGAGGCCGATCTCGCGGCTCGCCATCGCCAGGCGCGTGATGGAGTCGACCAGCAGCAGCACGTTCTTCCCTTGGTCGCGGAAGTGCTCGGCGATCGCCGTTGCCGTGAACGCCGCACGCTGCCGCACCAGCGCCGGCTCGTTGCTTGTTGCGACCACCAGCACGGACCGCGCAAGCCCCTCGGGCCCCAGGTCGCGCTCGATGAACTCGTTGACCTCGCGGCCGCGCTCGCCGACCAGGCCGATGACGGTAACGTCCGCCTCGGTGTAGCGCGCCATCATCCCCAGCAGCATGCTCTTGCCGACGCCGGAGCCGGCGAACACGCCTAGCCGCTGGCCGCGGCCGCAGGTCAGCATGCCGTCGATCGCCCGGACGCCGGTGGAGAGCGCCGCGTCGATGCGTGGCCGTTCAACGGCCGAGGGGGGCTCGCGGTCGATCGGCACGCGTCCGCTGAGCACCGGCTGGGGCATCCCGTCGATCGCATGGCCGTGGGCGTCGACAACCCGGCCCAGCAGGCCATCGCCCACGCGGAGGGTGGTGCGCGTCCGCACCAGCCGCACCCGAGCGCCGGGCCGCAGCCCCGCGGCGTTCTGGAACGGCAGCACGATGGTCCGCCCGGATCGGAACCCGACCACCTCGGCCCGCAGCGGGGTTTCTGCCTGACGGTGGATCTCCACCACCGCGCCGATCGGCG from Pirellulimonas nuda includes:
- the fliP gene encoding flagellar type III secretion system pore protein FliP (The bacterial flagellar biogenesis protein FliP forms a type III secretion system (T3SS)-type pore required for flagellar assembly.); translated protein: MVSQISVIVWLIALTALPLAHAGAQSPQLEAVVEEQSPSDASNVTTTIIDPANLLSSPQDLLKPEQLGSTMQVMLLLSALSLAPAILLMTTSFVRVIVVLGLLRQALGAQQLPPSQVITSIALFVTLLVMAPVWKQAYEQGIKPYSDGHIGLEEAFAQTTEPLRRFMADQIQRTGNDDDVHMFLAYLPEEAASDAEYAYYQPTEGERLVPLSALLPAFMLSELKTAFLIGFQVYLPFVVLDLVVASVTISMGMLMLPPVLISLPFKLMLFVLVDGWRLVIGMLLESFELYVVT
- a CDS encoding flagellar biosynthetic protein FliO, whose product is MGAQATLAIFTWSFLLSAAAGQTAPSQASGPAGLPAGSAVRFASMDAPAEPIEAAPLVTPQATPGPAPLLPEFSLAAPERQTPEPVGPAPLSPTSYSPAPATEAPRADPVPPTSAWERLAMESPIAPEQGDAPAPPTTPATPADATSAPPATEKPLPNPRSFPAEAGADHARRLLRSKTPPEQADAANAPVIGLESLNLPPGALATTGAALAIVVGVLLLSMWCLRRAAPRSARPLPGDVVMVLGQVRLAGKQTAQLMKIGSKLVLVNVTPEGAKPITEITDPDEVARMLGICEQANPNGATAAFQEIFEQLTREPAHGGLTGDEPSLLDRRRLADAYANTPGGRAYG
- the fliQ gene encoding flagellar biosynthesis protein FliQ, with product MDPQTAIDLTRDALLVAAMVAAPVLIAGMVVGLAIGLIQALTQIQEQTVAFVPKLMAMILALIFTLPWVLGRLVEYSQQLFTNIPGTL
- a CDS encoding flagellar biosynthetic protein FliR; amino-acid sequence: MDGLEGWLIAQGALFVLVLGRVGALVATAPLLSGQMMPMRVRAMLAVALTLVVSPLAAGGASDAVAPPAEFLRMLTGELLAGALLGLGVTILLSGAQVAGQLVSQLSGMSFGDVVNPASNEEASLFSQLFYFVTLAVFVAIGGHRLMIQALLDTFRWAPPGRVSWGDDYADALITLLGQSFNLGVRAAAPMLVALFLATVLLGLVSRTLPQINAVVVGFSVNSLLTLGMMMVSVGAMAYTFQEPLADSLVAMQETIRAASE
- the fliN gene encoding flagellar motor switch protein FliN, whose product is MAGESDQPESVATDHPPQGDRSAAAQTEVEALISAAAAAGAADAQSSDLDLLLQKAEAAIASLDEPSGELPSGVRPFDLQEFGGTPANMDAATLELVRDVELDLKIELGRTDMNLEDVLRLKRGSVVTLDKLAGDPVDVIVNGRLVARGEVLVLNDNFCVRVTELIVGESAVA
- a CDS encoding OmpA/MotB family protein; amino-acid sequence: MAIEEDPPASVPEWVVTFGDMMSLLLTFFIMLVSMSEMKQDEKFQAMLESMRRQFGNEQSMDAAPGDHAVRSSNMTSFASLARAKRLDIMQGGNKVQAVSGEHSLVQSVRQGRNSTVGGVVDFPEASAELSPEGKDQLKQIAQKLAGKPQMIEIRGHTSRRPVAGGDHYDLAFQRCRAAMQALVEAGIEPDRIRLSSSGANEPIDAGLDAQSRARNARIEVLMWDEPVVDSSVK
- a CDS encoding flagellar basal body-associated FliL family protein; this encodes MSKAMHVQKRVQPRGGFVKLLIPIGIVSALVVVELVAAAVLMPTAQQTDAVARELAAARAGKEADNTSELADGVSGEDLREVELGKIPVTRYNPENDTTLNIDLELYAVVLADDEALMKQRLESNASRVKEQIILTLLSSNTADLSDPGLGLIKRRISDKVNRALGRTLVREVLVTKFNFVER